The genomic region AAAGGAGAAGGATCCGGAGCAGGGTCACTCCCATCATCCCCCCCGGAATCAGAATCAGAATAACTTTTGCGCTTCCTTGACTCGGGCGGGCCTTCGGAGGTTCCTACTTTCCTTCCCCGCCCCCGGACAATTTTCTTCCCCCGTGCTCCCCGCTGAGTCGCCTCCTCCTGATTGAGGGGCATCAGGCTCGAGCATCGGGATCGGGGGTGTCGGGCTCACCGCGCGCCGCGTGCCCATATTTCCTTAGCAGATTATCGAATCGATCTCTACCCAAAACTCGCTGTGTGACTCGTCCCGTACAAACTGAACCCAGGTTTCTTGTAGAAGCGGTAGCTCCGCCCCCTCTGGCAGGACGTTATCTACAAGTTCCCTTGGCGTAGTCCCGGCTTCTACTAAAGATTGCTCCTCCCCGGCCCGCCTATAAATCCTTTCTATTCTCTCTGCCAAATCAGATTAAATGGATTCCGGATCAGCGGGGGGGACAGGTGCGTCATCCCCTTTGTGGGAGAAGAACCTTCTGTTCTGAATATGAATAGTAGTCCTCCTAGAATCCAAGGCATTTCGTCGGAATACATCCTGTCTTTTCACCTTTGTAGTCCTATGCATAGTAAGTACTATAGCCCCAATCATAGCTACTAATAAAATCAGACTAGAAACCAAAAACCAAACGGAATAGTAGGTATAAAGTAAATTGCCCAATGTTTCCAAATTAGTCCAACTTCGTACCTTTCCGGCATAAACCGTATATTTCAGAGAGGTCGTATTTCTGTGGGTTGGTAGTAATGGAATGGTTTCATTATCTAAAATGAAGAACATTTCCCACCAAAAGATCAGTCCAATAATACCACTCACTGGTAAATAGCGCAATACTTCTTCGTGAATCTCCGCTATTTGAATATTGAACATCATAACCACGAATAGGAATGAAACGGCAATAGCTCCTATATGAACTACTGGGAAGATCATAGCGGAGAAGTCGAGACCTAACAAAATAAGTAAACCAGAAGTGTCGCAAAAGACTAGGATGGGAAACAAAACGGAATGTACCGGATTTTTAGCACGTACAACCATCAAACCAGAGACCAAAGCAGGGCTCGACAAAACGGAAAGAATCATTGGAATTTCCCATCTTTGAAAGATCTGCTCCCAAAAGAGAAAGGGAGACTTAAAGATCAATATGTGGGTTTGGTTTTTCCAAACAAAAGATAAATATTGGATAAAAATAGAAGTTCAACAATAAAACTTTCCTTCAGTAGGCTCGCTCCCGGTGGAGCCGCCAGCCCGCTCAGAAGTGGATTCGAACCCCCGACACCGTGGTTCGTAGCCACTTCTGAGAAGGAAGTATTGGCTATGCACCCCTTCCCTTGACTAACTAAGTCTGCATATAAGGAGTGCAGAAATTCTATACTGTTCGTATCGCCGTGCAAATTATACGCAATTTGTTTCATTGTAAACCCTTGGCCCTTCCAATTCACGCCCGGAGGAGAATCAAGCCATCGACTGAACACATCAGTAGGAAAAGACTTACTATCATACCACCCACCTATATAGGCTTTTATGAGGAAAAGTCCCATATCTACTCTCTCAGTCCCCTTATCCGGATGTCCTTGAAAAGCAATCATAAGAGGGAAGTGCGCCACTACAGATTGAGGTCTGAACACTGCTTTCGGCAAGAAAACCCTTCTTTGACTTATGCACTTAGGCAAACAAAGCCTTCAGGGCAGGTTCAATATAATGGTTGTTGCTTGCCTCTCCGCTTATGTCAGCATAGAGGATTTCACTCCAGTCGTAGAAGGAAGCCTTTCTATGAAACAATAAAGACTAACTCGAAGGAGCCAGTTTTGAATAAGGACCTTGTCTTTCAAGCTGGAAGACCAGAACGAGgtaaaggtgaatcccttgaccgAGTGAAGGAGAGCGAGGAAGTAATCAAGTTCGAGCAAAGCTTAACACAAGCAAGTTGAACTTACTTTTAAGTAGACACACTTATTGATTGGAACATGAGAATTCCACGAATTGGTAATTGATAGAATTACTACTTACTGACTCTTTGATGACCGGCTTTGGTCGAGCAACCGCTACATTTCTGGAACGGCAACTGCCTACATAACTACTCTTCCACTTTTCAAGGAAGTTAGTAGTATCAGACCATATGTAGTTCTATGATTGGCTCCTCGTTTTTATGCAATTATGAAAtgactcattttgatggagatttGTAGCATCATTCAAGTAAATACAAATTGAGATCGTAGAAACATGAGCTTGTGATATAGCTACACCTAATTCCAGACCGGTTAATGCTAGAACTATAAATAAGGGACCAAGATCTCCTAAGAAATAGAAAATATTATTCAGAAATAGCATAGTCCAAGCAAACCCACTTAAAATCTTTACTGAACTATGACCGGCCATCATATTAGCAAATAAACGTATTCCTGAGCTTAATGCACGAAAACAATGAGAGATTAGCTCAAGGAGTACTAAAAAAGGTGCTAATGGCAGTGGGACTCCCGCTGGTAATAAGAAGCTAAAAAAATGAAGCCCATGTCTTTGAAATCCAACGATCGTAATGCCTATAAAAATGGAAAATGAAAGAGCCAAAGTAATGAGAAAATGACTTGTCACTGTGAAGCTAAAGGGTATCATACCCTGGGGATTACGAAATAACGAAAAAGTAAAAGTGACCGAGATGCAAGGGAAAAACTTGTGTTTCACATTTCCGGAAAGACCACCTATTTGTTCGTTTACCAGGTTCGGCACGAAATCATAAATAAGCTCCACCAAGGATTGAAATGCATTTGGCActgactttccccctccttttttCGTAACAACAAAAACCAGAAGTAGGACCAAACCGAGAGTGAGTAGCATAGACAAGGATAGATTTGTGAATGAGACATAGTACTTGCCAATATTCAGATCCAGAATTGGGTGAATTCCAAATTGATCCAATGGGCTTTCTGTTACTGGTCCGCCGCCTCCAGGGATAATGATTGAGCCGTTATTTACTATCTCGCCGTTCCTTTCCATCTCATCGTACAGATCTCTTAGAGGCTGACCCAATCGACTTGCTTCTACCCCATGCGCTCGTATATCATCATATATTTCGGAAAAGCTGTGCCCAGCCTCGCGTTGGGGAAAGAGTAACCGTTGGCAGAAATCGCGTAGAACCTCACGGTCTTGAATGCTCCTTCCAATTGAAGATAAATATCTGTCTATTCGTAGGAGTATACAGACCCCTCTGGTTGCCTCTCTTGAAACTGGATGGTATTCTTCTTCATATTCATAATAATCAGGTAAACTTAAATTACGAATTGGCACCATATTAGCCAATATTCTATTTCTTCTCTTCATATCAGTGGAACTCCATCTAGTCATCATCATCATGGAGTAACTATATAAAATCAAATACAATCTGCTCCCAAAAGAGACTTGGTTCTACCCAACGAAATCTTTTCATGAGCGGTAGAGTAGACTGAACACCCACACAATCTCGATTTGACAATTTCAGAAATGGAAGAATTTACCAATGAGACCGTCTACAGCAGAGAGGCTACCAGGACACGACCTTTCGCACAATGGAAATGGTACTACTGTGTCCCTAAGGGCCCCTCCTTTTCAGAGAGAACTGAATCAGAACATCTTTCTCTATGAAAATGGGAGAGTAAAAAGGGAACCGAAAACATTGATGTGAGAGCAATGATGAATCGAGCCGCATCACATCAACTAGAGAACTTAACATACGAGTTTTCTATCAAAACTATTACCCATCAATCTCTATCCTCGGGGATAGAATCCAGCTCACGGCGTACCTGATAACTACGCTTATATACGTCAATTCATGGGAAGATGCTTACAGGAACTTCCAACTACTCACTTTGAGCAGGCGGAAGGATAGCGATTTTTTTCCTTAAGTAAAATCCGGTTGATGCCCAAATTCCCATTGAAATGCAGAAGTCGAAAATCCATTTGGGTTAGGAGATATGAAGTAAGCAGTATTGGATGGATCCTTAGTTCGGGGGCTACTGGGCCGGTTCTTGGAGATCAAAAAAGTTCTCCGTTTTCTTCTAAGTGTTGATGGGAATAGTCGTAAAGATCCTTTCTAGTAAGAAGATCCTTTCTAGTGGACCTCGGGAAGTAGTGTAAAGCATGAGCCCATCTCTTCTCCCGATATCACAAGAAATGCTTCTACCCGACCGGATTTCATCCAAGTAGATATCCGATACTTGACTCCTAAGCGGTAGGACATCCTTCCAGTCACTGTTCTCAAAGGACAGGCCAGATCACCGAATACTGCCATTGGTAGATCCTGAAAAGGATGAAGCGATAGAGCCTTCTCGTAGAGCGATAGAAGACAGATAAGCCGAACCCTATGCCAGCCGGGTCAtgctgttattgttgatgatgccGGTGATCATCTAGCCCTAGCCATGGATTGTGATGTGCCGGATCTAGATGAGTGAGCCTTTACGTTCCGTCCCCAGTTGGTTCTTCCAAAAGGGATGGAAGCCCGCGCTATAACATGAAATCATGAAATAGAGAAGTAAGTCTAGTGGGCCCCGTTCAAATCAAGTTCTGCTTACCGCTGATTCCCCACGGGCTACTACGGATTCTACAGCTCTAGGCCCAGGCCAATCCAATAATACGAGTAGAGAGGTGGTAGGATATGAGTTCCAATCTCACCCACAAGGGTATGTGCTCCTTGGTTGTCGAACTATTCCAAATAAATCTACATAGGTAG from Zea mays cultivar B73 chromosome 6, Zm-B73-REFERENCE-NAM-5.0, whole genome shotgun sequence harbors:
- the LOC118472187 gene encoding NADH-ubiquinone oxidoreductase chain 6, with product MILSVLSSPALVSGLMVVRAKNPVHSVLFPILVFCDTSGLLILLGLDFSAMIFPVVHIGAIAVSFLFVVMMFNIQIAEIHEEVLRYLPVSGIIGLIFWWEMFFILDNETIPLLPTHRNTTSLKYTVYAGKVRSWTNLETLGNLLYTYYSVWFLVSSLILLVAMIGAIVLTMHRTTKVKRQDVFRRNALDSRRTTIHIQNRRFFSHKGDDAPVPPADPESI
- the LOC118472186 gene encoding ATP synthase subunit a-like; the encoded protein is MMMMTRWSSTDMKRRNRILANMVPIRNLSLPDYYEYEEEYHPVSREATRGVCILLRIDRYLSSIGRSIQDREVLRDFCQRLLFPQREAGHSFSEIYDDIRAHGVEASRLGQPLRDLYDEMERNGEIVNNGSIIIPGGGGPVTESPLDQFGIHPILDLNIGKYYVSFTNLSLSMLLTLGLVLLLVFVVTKKGGGKSVPNAFQSLVELIYDFVPNLVNEQIGGLSGNVKHKFFPCISVTFTFSLFRNPQGMIPFSFTVTSHFLITLALSFSIFIGITIVGFQRHGLHFFSFLLPAGVPLPLAPFLVLLELISHCFRALSSGIRLFANMMAGHSSVKILSGFAWTMLFLNNIFYFLGDLGPLFIVLALTGLELGVAISQAHVSTISICIYLNDATNLHQNESFHNCIKTRSQS